GAACAGAAACTCGGCATGGCTTCCCAGTTTGAACAGCAGTGCTCCGAGCAGCGGCCCCGCCGCCATTCCGAGATAGCGGGCGAAATTGTAGCCGCCCATGGCCGTCGCCCGGTTCTCCTGAAAGATGGTGGCGAGGAGAGTGGTTTGTACGGGGAGGGATAATCCGAGGAAAAGGCCGAAGAGGGCGGTGCTCGCCAAGATCAAGGGCAGCGAGAAGGAGGAGCAGCCGACGTAGAGCAGCGTTGCCAGCACGTTGGCGGAGCCGGCGGAGACCAGGAACTTGCGGCGGTCCCATTTCTCCTGCAGGCGTCCGCCCAGAAAACTGCCGACCACGATGCAGAGGGAGAGGGGCAGGAACGACAACCCCTTTTGACTTGAAGACAGGCCGAAGGATCCGGACAGCAGATGGGGAAGGAAGACGAGATAATTGTACAGGGCGTAATACTGGATAAAACCGAGCAGCGCGATGGCCAATCCGGTCCGTTGGGTCACCACCTTGAACATGTCCGCCGGATGAAATTTTTTGGTTTCGCTTTCCGGTTTGGTTTCCGGCAACAGGAAGATATTGGCGGCGCCGATCAGCAGTCCGGTGACCGTCAGGACCCAGAAAACCCCGTAAAAGCCGGTCCATCCGCCGACGATGCCCCCGATGACGGGACCGGCCACCGGCCCCAAGGTGACGAGCATTTGAAAGGTGCCCATCGCCCGTCCCAGCCGTTTTCCCTGGAAAAGGTCGCCGATGACAGTGGTGGCGATCACCGAACCGGCGGCGATCCCCACAGCCTGCAAGGCGCGGAAGAAAATGAGCCACCAGATGGTGGGAGACATGGCGGCGCCGACGGAAGCCCCCGTATAGATCAAAATGCCCGTGAGAAGCACTTTCCGTCTTCCCAAAAAATCCGCCAGGGGACCGTAGACGGGCTGCATGAGGGCGAGCCCGAGGGTGAAGATCGAGATGGTGAGGTTGACGACAAAGGCCGACGTGTGGAAGTGCCTTTGGATTTCGGGCAGCATCGGCGTATAGATGGATTGGGTGAAAGGGCCGAGAAAGGCGGCGAAGGATACCAGATAGACCAACAGGCTTCGGTTCATGGGCTCCCTCTTTTCGAGAACATTGCTCGGACGTTCTTTTCGTTACTCTAATATTTTTGTATACGAATCGTCAAGAGCTTTTCCCGTTCCGCGAACCGGAGAAATCCCGCGCATTCAGGACTTTCGAAGATATTTCGGCGGGTGTGACAGAGGTCACAATAAGGTTCCTTAAACAATTTTATCAT
This is a stretch of genomic DNA from Planifilum fimeticola. It encodes these proteins:
- a CDS encoding MFS transporter; translated protein: MNRSLLVYLVSFAAFLGPFTQSIYTPMLPEIQRHFHTSAFVVNLTISIFTLGLALMQPVYGPLADFLGRRKVLLTGILIYTGASVGAAMSPTIWWLIFFRALQAVGIAAGSVIATTVIGDLFQGKRLGRAMGTFQMLVTLGPVAGPVIGGIVGGWTGFYGVFWVLTVTGLLIGAANIFLLPETKPESETKKFHPADMFKVVTQRTGLAIALLGFIQYYALYNYLVFLPHLLSGSFGLSSSQKGLSFLPLSLCIVVGSFLGGRLQEKWDRRKFLVSAGSANVLATLLYVGCSSFSLPLILASTALFGLFLGLSLPVQTTLLATIFQENRATAMGGYNFARYLGMAAGPLLGALLFKLGSHAEFLFAAAAFAGVVGFSWRQFHREWKSRQAA